One window of Streptomyces sp. SUK 48 genomic DNA carries:
- a CDS encoding beta-N-acetylhexosaminidase, with the protein MTRNDRTTPRTARVLGSLLLVLAAGGFTLGAAPAPPGAPVTPLTQVIPAPASVTPGGAPYRLTRATVIRVDGSAGVRRVGAYLAGILRPSTGYPLPLTEHGGGGIRLHLAKGGYGAEGYRLRSGPSGVTLTASAPAGLFHGVQTLRQLLPAAVEKRTVQHESWRIAGGTVQDRPRYAYRGAMLDVSRHFFTVAQVERYIDELALYKVNELHLHLSDDQGWRIAVDSWPRLARYGGASEVGGGKGGFYTQAEYRRLVAYAASRYMEVVPEIDMPGHTNAALASYAKLNCDGVAPPRYTGTQVGFSSLCVSKDVTYTFADDVIRELAALTPGRYLHIGGDEAHSTSHADYVTFMDRVQPIVAKYGKKVIGWHQLTGAHPAKGALAQYWGLDSTSAAEKEQVAQAARNGTGLILSPADRVYLDMKYTKDTPLGLTWAGLVEVRRSYDWDPGAYLAGVPAAAVRGVEAPLWSETLKTSADIDYMAFPRLPGAAELGWSPAATHDWDTYKVRLAAQGPRWDALGIGYYRSPQVPWPSG; encoded by the coding sequence TGACCCAGGTGATCCCGGCCCCCGCCTCCGTCACCCCGGGCGGCGCGCCGTACCGCCTCACCCGTGCCACCGTCATCCGGGTGGACGGCTCGGCCGGGGTCCGCCGCGTCGGCGCCTACCTCGCCGGCATCCTGCGGCCCTCCACCGGCTATCCGCTGCCGCTCACCGAGCACGGCGGCGGGGGCATCCGGCTGCACCTGGCGAAGGGCGGCTACGGCGCCGAGGGCTACCGGCTGCGCAGCGGCCCCTCGGGTGTCACGCTCACCGCGAGCGCCCCGGCCGGGCTCTTCCACGGTGTGCAGACACTGCGCCAACTCCTCCCGGCCGCCGTCGAGAAGAGGACCGTCCAGCACGAGAGCTGGCGGATCGCCGGCGGCACCGTCCAGGACCGTCCCCGCTACGCCTACCGCGGCGCCATGCTGGACGTCTCCCGGCACTTCTTCACCGTCGCCCAGGTGGAGCGGTACATCGACGAACTCGCGCTGTACAAGGTCAACGAGCTGCATCTGCACCTCAGCGACGACCAGGGCTGGCGCATCGCCGTCGACTCCTGGCCGAGGCTCGCGCGGTACGGCGGCGCGAGCGAGGTCGGCGGCGGCAAGGGCGGCTTCTACACCCAGGCCGAGTACCGGCGCCTGGTCGCCTACGCGGCCTCCCGCTACATGGAGGTCGTGCCCGAGATCGACATGCCCGGCCACACCAACGCGGCCCTCGCCTCCTACGCGAAGCTCAACTGCGACGGCGTGGCACCCCCGCGCTACACCGGCACCCAGGTCGGCTTCAGCTCGCTGTGCGTCTCCAAGGACGTCACGTACACCTTCGCGGACGACGTCATCAGGGAGCTGGCCGCGCTCACCCCGGGCCGCTATCTGCACATCGGCGGCGACGAGGCGCACTCCACCAGCCACGCCGACTACGTGACCTTCATGGACCGCGTGCAGCCGATCGTCGCCAAGTACGGCAAGAAGGTCATCGGCTGGCACCAGCTCACCGGCGCCCACCCCGCGAAGGGCGCGCTCGCCCAGTACTGGGGTCTGGACAGCACCAGCGCGGCCGAGAAGGAGCAGGTGGCGCAGGCCGCACGGAACGGCACGGGGCTGATCCTGTCCCCGGCCGACCGGGTCTACCTCGACATGAAGTACACGAAGGACACCCCGCTCGGGCTCACCTGGGCCGGGCTGGTCGAGGTCCGGCGGTCGTACGACTGGGACCCGGGCGCCTATCTGGCGGGCGTGCCCGCCGCCGCGGTGCGGGGGGTGGAGGCGCCCCTGTGGTCGGAGACGCTGAAGACGTCGGCCGACATCGACTACATGGCGTTCCCGCGGCTGCCCGGCGCGGCCGAACTGGGCTGGTCGCCCGCCGCCACCCACGACTGGGACACCTACAAGGTACGGCTGGCCGCCCAGGGCCCGCGCTGGGACGCCCTCGGCATCGGGTACTACCGGTCGCCGCAGGTGCCCTGGCCGAGCGGCTGA
- a CDS encoding IucA/IucC family siderophore biosynthesis protein produces the protein MTPAESVAHLSPERWAQANRLLIRKALAEFAHERLLTPERDGEGYVVRGDDGLTAYRFTAVRRALDHWEVDAGSITRHRDGAELPLAALDFFIELKESLGLSDAILPVYLEEISSTLSGTCYKLAKHQVTSADLVSAGFQAIETGMTEGHPCFVANNGRLGFGVHEYLSYAPETAHPVRLVWLAAHRSRAAFTAGTGIEYEGFIRAELGEETVERFGRTLTAQGLDPADYLLIPVHPWQWWNKLSVTFAAEVARRNLVPLGEGDDEYLAQQSIRTFFNTSAPHKHYVKTALSVLNMGFMRGLSAAYMEATPAINDWLAQLIEGDPVLKDSGLTIIRERAAVGYRHLEYERATDRYSPYRKMLAALWRESPVPSLEDGETLATMASLLHVDHEGASFAGALIERSGLAPAAWLRRYLRAYYTPLLHSLYAYDLAFMPHGENTILVLRDGVVQRAVYKDIAEEIVVMDPDAVLPPEVARIRADIPEDQKLLSIFTDVFDCFFRFLAANLAADGVLTEDEFWRTVAEVSREYQEANPQLADRFGQYDLFAPEFALSCLNRLQLRDNRQMVDLADPSAALQLVGTLRNPLAGH, from the coding sequence ATGACCCCCGCCGAGTCCGTGGCGCACCTCTCCCCCGAGCGCTGGGCGCAGGCCAACCGGCTGCTGATCCGCAAGGCGCTCGCCGAGTTCGCGCACGAGCGCCTGCTCACCCCCGAGCGGGACGGCGAGGGCTACGTCGTCCGCGGCGACGACGGGCTCACCGCCTACCGGTTCACCGCCGTGCGCCGCGCCCTCGACCACTGGGAGGTCGACGCCGGCTCGATCACCCGGCATCGCGACGGCGCGGAACTCCCGCTCGCCGCACTGGACTTCTTCATCGAGCTGAAGGAATCCCTGGGCCTGAGCGACGCCATCCTGCCCGTGTACCTGGAGGAGATCTCCTCCACCCTGTCCGGCACCTGCTACAAGCTGGCCAAACACCAGGTCACCTCGGCCGATTTGGTGTCCGCCGGCTTCCAGGCGATCGAGACCGGGATGACCGAGGGCCACCCCTGCTTCGTCGCGAACAACGGGCGGCTCGGCTTCGGGGTCCACGAGTACCTGTCGTACGCCCCGGAGACCGCGCACCCCGTCCGGCTGGTGTGGCTGGCCGCGCACCGCTCCCGCGCCGCCTTCACGGCGGGCACCGGCATCGAGTACGAGGGCTTCATCCGGGCCGAGCTGGGCGAGGAGACCGTCGAGCGGTTCGGCCGGACGCTGACCGCGCAGGGCCTCGACCCGGCCGACTACCTCCTCATCCCCGTCCACCCCTGGCAGTGGTGGAACAAGCTGTCCGTCACCTTCGCGGCGGAAGTGGCCCGCAGGAATCTCGTGCCGCTCGGCGAGGGCGACGACGAATACCTCGCCCAGCAGTCCATCCGGACCTTCTTCAACACCAGCGCCCCGCACAAGCACTATGTGAAGACGGCCCTGTCCGTGCTCAACATGGGCTTCATGCGCGGCCTCTCGGCCGCCTACATGGAGGCCACCCCCGCCATCAACGACTGGCTCGCCCAGCTGATCGAGGGCGACCCGGTGCTCAAGGACAGCGGTCTGACGATCATCCGCGAGCGCGCCGCCGTCGGCTACCGGCACCTGGAGTACGAGCGGGCCACCGACCGCTACTCCCCCTACCGCAAGATGCTGGCCGCGCTGTGGCGGGAGAGCCCGGTGCCCTCGCTGGAGGACGGCGAGACGCTCGCCACCATGGCCTCCCTGCTCCATGTCGACCACGAGGGCGCGTCGTTCGCGGGCGCCCTGATCGAGCGGTCGGGGCTCGCGCCCGCCGCGTGGCTGCGCCGGTACCTGCGGGCGTACTACACCCCGCTGCTGCACAGCCTCTACGCCTACGACCTGGCGTTCATGCCGCACGGCGAGAACACCATCCTGGTGCTGCGGGACGGGGTCGTGCAGCGGGCGGTCTACAAGGACATCGCCGAGGAGATCGTGGTGATGGACCCGGACGCCGTGCTGCCGCCGGAGGTCGCCCGCATCCGGGCCGACATCCCGGAGGACCAGAAGCTGCTGTCGATCTTCACCGACGTCTTCGACTGCTTCTTCCGCTTCCTCGCCGCGAACCTCGCCGCCGACGGCGTCCTCACCGAGGACGAGTTCTGGCGGACGGTCGCGGAGGTCTCCCGCGAGTACCAGGAGGCGAACCCGCAGCTCGCCGACCGGTTCGGGCAGTACGACCTCTTCGCGCCCGAGTTCGCGCTGTCCTGCCTCAACCGGCTCCAGCTGCGCGACAACCGGCAGATGGTGGACCTCGCCGATCCCTCCGCGGCGCTCCAGCTGGTGGGCACGCTGCGCAATCCGCTGGCCGGCCACTGA
- a CDS encoding GNAT family N-acetyltransferase encodes MTDPTFTFRPVDPLADAELLHSWITHPKAAFWMMQDARLEDIERAYMEIAADEHQHALLGLRDGVPAFLLEKYDPAHRELVGLYEPRPGDVGMHFLTPATDTPEHGFTKAVITAVMAHLFEDPAVERVVVEPDVRNKAVHALNAAVGFVPEREIQKPEKEALLSFCTREQFTKAVSA; translated from the coding sequence ATGACCGACCCGACCTTCACCTTCCGGCCCGTCGACCCGCTCGCGGACGCCGAGCTGCTGCACTCCTGGATCACCCATCCGAAGGCCGCCTTCTGGATGATGCAGGACGCCAGGCTGGAGGACATCGAGCGGGCGTACATGGAGATAGCCGCCGACGAGCACCAGCACGCACTGCTCGGGCTCCGGGACGGCGTCCCCGCCTTCCTCCTGGAGAAGTACGACCCCGCCCACCGGGAACTGGTCGGCCTCTACGAGCCCCGGCCGGGCGATGTCGGGATGCACTTCCTGACCCCCGCGACCGACACCCCCGAGCACGGGTTCACCAAGGCCGTGATCACCGCCGTCATGGCCCACCTCTTCGAGGACCCGGCCGTGGAGCGCGTCGTCGTGGAGCCGGACGTGCGCAACAAGGCGGTGCACGCCCTGAACGCGGCCGTCGGGTTCGTGCCCGAACGCGAGATACAGAAGCCGGAGAAAGAGGCGCTGCTGAGCTTCTGCACCCGCGAGCAGTTCACGAAGGCGGTGTCCGCATGA
- a CDS encoding lysine N(6)-hydroxylase/L-ornithine N(5)-oxygenase family protein, with amino-acid sequence MTALPESSRIHDLVGIGLGPFNLGLACLAEPIAELDAVFLESKPDFEWHAGMFLDGAHLQTPFMSDLVTLADPTSPYSFLNYLKEKGRLYSFYIRENFYPLRVEYDDYCRWAAGKLSSVRFGTTVTEVSYEDDLYVVRTEAGDTLRARHLVLGTGTVPYLPESCRELGGDLLHTSQYMHRKAELQRKKSVTVVGSGQSAAEIYYELLSEIDVHGYQLNWVTRSPRFFPLEYTKLTLEMTSPDYIDYFRALPEETRYRLEKQQKGLFKGINSELIDAIFDLLYQKNVTSGGRPVPTRLLTNSSLNSAGYEDGAYTLGFRQDEQGKDYEIRTEGLVLATGYHYAPPAFLAPLRERLRFDGSGRFDVARNYAIDVTGRGVFLQNAGVHTHSITSPDLGMGPYRNASIIREVLGSEYYPVEKSIAFQEFAV; translated from the coding sequence TTGACCGCGCTTCCTGAATCCAGCCGTATCCACGACCTCGTGGGGATCGGGCTCGGCCCCTTCAACCTCGGCCTCGCCTGCCTGGCCGAGCCGATCGCCGAACTGGACGCCGTCTTCCTGGAGTCGAAGCCCGACTTCGAGTGGCACGCCGGGATGTTCCTGGACGGCGCCCACCTCCAGACCCCGTTCATGTCGGACCTGGTCACCCTCGCCGACCCGACCTCCCCGTACTCCTTCCTCAACTACCTGAAGGAGAAGGGCCGGCTGTACTCCTTCTACATCCGCGAGAACTTCTATCCGCTGCGGGTGGAGTACGACGACTACTGCCGCTGGGCCGCCGGCAAGCTGAGCAGCGTCCGCTTCGGCACGACGGTCACCGAGGTGTCGTACGAGGACGACCTGTACGTGGTGCGGACCGAGGCCGGTGACACCCTCCGCGCCCGGCACCTCGTCCTCGGCACGGGCACGGTGCCCTACCTCCCCGAGTCCTGCCGGGAGCTGGGCGGGGACCTCCTGCACACCTCCCAGTACATGCACCGCAAGGCGGAGCTCCAGCGGAAGAAGTCCGTCACGGTCGTCGGCAGCGGGCAGAGCGCGGCCGAGATCTACTACGAGCTGCTGTCCGAGATCGACGTCCACGGCTACCAGCTCAACTGGGTCACCCGCTCCCCCAGGTTCTTCCCGCTGGAGTACACCAAGCTGACCCTGGAGATGACCTCCCCGGACTACATCGACTACTTCCGCGCGCTGCCCGAGGAGACCCGCTACCGGCTGGAGAAGCAGCAGAAGGGGCTGTTCAAGGGCATCAACTCGGAGCTCATCGACGCGATCTTCGACCTGCTGTACCAGAAGAACGTGACGAGCGGCGGCCGCCCGGTGCCCACCCGGCTGCTCACCAACTCCTCGCTCAACAGCGCCGGTTACGAGGACGGCGCGTACACCCTCGGCTTCCGCCAGGACGAGCAGGGCAAGGACTACGAGATCCGCACCGAGGGCCTGGTGCTGGCCACCGGCTACCACTACGCGCCCCCGGCCTTCCTCGCCCCGCTGCGCGAGCGGCTGCGCTTCGACGGCAGCGGCCGCTTCGACGTCGCCCGCAACTACGCCATCGACGTCACCGGGCGCGGTGTCTTCCTCCAGAACGCCGGAGTCCACACCCACAGCATCACCAGCCCCGACCTCGGCATGGGCCCGTACCGCAACGCGAGCATCATCCGCGAAGTGCTCGGCAGCGAGTACTACCCGGTCGAGAAGTCCATCGCCTTCCAGGAGTTCGCCGTATGA
- the desA gene encoding lysine decarboxylase DesA, whose protein sequence is MRSHLLNGLTAEHYRRSVTEGVERVAAKLVATERPFTGVAVDDLSPRVDAIDLDRPLGDTAAVLDELEDVYLKDAVYFHHPRYLAHLNCPVVIPALLGEAVLTAVNSSLDTWDQSAGGTLIERKLIDWTTARIGLGPAADGVFTSGGSQSNLQAMLLAREEAKSDDPAKLRIFASAAGHFSVQKSAKLLGLGPDAVVTVPVDRDKRMQTVTLAHELERCLAEGLVPMAVVATAGTTDFGSIDPLPEIAELCDRYGAWMHVDAAYGCGLLASRKYRHRIDGIERADSVTVDYHKSFFQPVSSSAVLVRDGATLRHATYYAEYLNPRRAVRERIPNQVDKSLQTTRRFDALKLWLTLRVMGADGIGELFDEVCDLAVQGWDLIAADPRYDVVVEPSLSTLVFRYIPAAVTDPAEIDRANLHARKALFASGDAVVAGTKVDGRHYLKFTLLNPETTPSDIAAVLDLIAGHAEQYLGESLDRAS, encoded by the coding sequence ATGCGCTCCCACCTGCTCAATGGCCTCACCGCGGAGCACTACCGCCGCTCCGTGACCGAAGGAGTCGAGCGGGTGGCGGCCAAACTCGTCGCCACCGAGCGCCCGTTCACCGGTGTCGCCGTGGACGACCTGTCCCCCCGCGTCGACGCCATCGACCTCGACCGCCCGCTCGGCGACACCGCCGCCGTCCTCGACGAGCTGGAGGACGTCTACCTGAAGGACGCGGTCTACTTCCACCACCCGCGCTACCTCGCCCACCTCAACTGCCCGGTCGTCATCCCGGCCCTGCTCGGCGAGGCCGTGCTCACCGCGGTCAACTCCTCGCTGGACACCTGGGACCAGTCGGCCGGCGGCACGCTCATCGAGCGCAAGCTGATCGACTGGACCACCGCGCGGATCGGCCTCGGGCCCGCCGCCGACGGCGTGTTCACCTCCGGCGGCAGCCAGTCCAACCTCCAGGCGATGCTGCTGGCCCGCGAGGAGGCCAAGAGCGACGACCCCGCGAAACTGCGGATCTTCGCCTCCGCGGCCGGCCACTTCAGCGTGCAGAAGTCGGCGAAACTGCTCGGGCTCGGCCCGGACGCGGTTGTCACCGTCCCCGTCGACCGCGACAAGCGGATGCAGACCGTGACCCTCGCCCACGAGCTGGAGCGCTGCCTCGCCGAGGGCCTGGTGCCCATGGCCGTCGTCGCCACCGCCGGGACCACCGACTTCGGCTCCATCGACCCGCTGCCCGAGATCGCCGAACTCTGCGACCGCTACGGCGCCTGGATGCACGTGGACGCGGCCTACGGCTGCGGGCTGCTCGCCTCGCGCAAGTACCGGCACCGCATCGACGGCATCGAGCGCGCCGACTCGGTCACCGTCGACTACCACAAGTCCTTCTTCCAGCCGGTGAGTTCGTCCGCCGTGCTGGTGCGCGACGGGGCCACGCTGCGGCACGCCACCTACTACGCGGAGTACCTCAACCCGCGCCGGGCGGTGCGCGAGCGCATCCCCAACCAGGTCGACAAGTCCCTCCAGACCACCCGCCGCTTCGATGCCCTCAAGCTGTGGCTGACGCTGCGCGTGATGGGCGCCGACGGCATCGGCGAACTCTTCGACGAGGTCTGCGACCTGGCCGTCCAGGGCTGGGACCTGATCGCCGCCGACCCGCGCTACGACGTCGTGGTGGAGCCGTCGCTGTCCACCCTCGTCTTCCGCTACATACCGGCCGCCGTCACCGACCCGGCCGAGATCGACCGCGCCAACCTCCACGCCCGCAAGGCCCTGTTCGCCTCCGGCGACGCCGTGGTCGCGGGCACCAAGGTGGACGGCCGCCACTACCTGAAGTTCACCCTGCTCAACCCCGAGACGACGCCGTCCGACATCGCCGCCGTCCTCGATCTCATCGCCGGCCACGCCGAGCAGTACCTGGGAGAGTCCCTTGACCGCGCTTCCTGA
- a CDS encoding siderophore-interacting protein: MTTVAVEPFTLFSLQVARTRRLGPSLVRVTFDGAALRGFHSDGRDQSLSLFLPHPGQKEPVVPLDLGENWWQEYRELPEDVRAVMRSYTLRELRREPDEIDIDFALHGVEPGAAAPAGPASQWAARAVPGDRVLVLGPVLADNRAIRFRPPEDTDLVVMWGDETAVPAATAILESLPAGTRVSAWLQVPHAADIQDVRTDADAEITWLVRGEGAPEPLAALRDARLPGAAHPYVWIAGESGQVKALRRHFVGERGVDRRRVTFVGYWRRGLTEEQLRATGE; encoded by the coding sequence ATGACCACGGTCGCCGTCGAACCCTTCACGCTGTTCTCCCTCCAGGTCGCCCGCACCAGAAGGCTCGGGCCCTCCCTGGTGCGGGTCACCTTCGACGGGGCCGCGCTGAGGGGCTTCCACTCCGACGGACGGGACCAGTCCCTCTCCCTGTTCCTGCCGCACCCCGGGCAGAAGGAGCCCGTCGTGCCGCTCGACCTGGGCGAGAACTGGTGGCAGGAGTACCGCGAACTCCCGGAGGACGTACGGGCCGTGATGCGCTCGTACACCCTGCGGGAGCTGCGGCGCGAGCCGGACGAGATCGACATCGACTTCGCGCTGCACGGGGTCGAGCCGGGCGCCGCCGCCCCCGCGGGGCCCGCCTCCCAGTGGGCCGCGCGGGCCGTTCCCGGGGACCGGGTGCTGGTCCTCGGGCCCGTGCTCGCCGACAACCGGGCCATCCGGTTCCGCCCGCCCGAGGACACCGACCTCGTGGTGATGTGGGGCGACGAGACCGCCGTCCCCGCCGCGACCGCGATCCTCGAATCGCTCCCGGCGGGCACCCGGGTAAGCGCCTGGCTCCAGGTGCCGCACGCCGCCGACATCCAGGACGTGCGCACGGACGCCGACGCGGAGATCACCTGGCTGGTGCGCGGCGAGGGCGCCCCCGAGCCCCTCGCCGCCCTGCGGGACGCCCGGCTTCCCGGCGCGGCGCACCCGTACGTCTGGATCGCCGGCGAGTCCGGCCAGGTGAAGGCGCTGCGGCGGCACTTCGTGGGGGAACGCGGGGTGGACCGGCGCCGGGTGACCTTCGTCGGGTACTGGCGGCGCGGACTGACCGAGGAACAGCTCCGGGCGACCGGCGAATAG
- a CDS encoding ABC transporter substrate-binding protein, which translates to MSHARAIHLSRRGLLAAGGAAGLGVALAACGDDKGKAKDSGNGSTAAKSGPWSFKDDRGKTVKLDKVPANIVAFTGVGAALFDYGVQVKGVFGPTTTTGGKPDVQAGDMDVSKVTVLGNAWGQFNVEKYAALAPDVLITTMFDGAGTLWYVPEQSTKQIAELAPSVGISVYDRQITQPLQRMWDLAESLGADMKAAKVTDAKKRFEAAAARLRAAAKAKPHLKVMAGSASDQLFYVSGTHLSIDLEYFKALGVNFVEPPESAKKQGGGWYESLSWENVDKYQADIIMMDDRSSAIQPADITKPTWKKLPAVKAGQVIARSPEPILSYDKCVPLLTSLAEALEKAKKVS; encoded by the coding sequence ATGTCCCATGCCCGTGCCATCCACCTCTCCCGCCGCGGTCTGCTCGCCGCGGGCGGCGCCGCAGGGCTCGGCGTCGCGCTCGCGGCCTGCGGGGACGACAAGGGCAAAGCCAAGGACTCCGGCAACGGGTCGACCGCGGCGAAGTCGGGCCCCTGGTCCTTCAAGGACGACCGCGGCAAGACCGTGAAGCTCGACAAGGTGCCCGCGAACATCGTCGCCTTCACCGGCGTCGGCGCCGCCCTCTTCGACTACGGCGTCCAGGTCAAGGGCGTCTTCGGCCCCACCACGACCACCGGCGGCAAGCCCGACGTCCAGGCCGGCGACATGGACGTCAGCAAGGTGACCGTCCTCGGCAACGCCTGGGGCCAGTTCAACGTGGAGAAGTACGCCGCCCTCGCCCCCGACGTGCTGATCACCACGATGTTCGACGGCGCCGGCACCCTCTGGTACGTCCCCGAGCAGTCCACCAAGCAGATCGCCGAACTCGCGCCCAGCGTCGGCATCTCCGTGTACGACCGCCAGATCACCCAGCCGCTCCAGCGGATGTGGGACCTCGCCGAGTCGCTCGGCGCCGACATGAAGGCCGCCAAGGTCACCGACGCGAAGAAGCGGTTCGAGGCGGCCGCCGCCCGGCTGCGGGCCGCCGCCAAGGCCAAGCCGCACCTCAAGGTGATGGCCGGCAGCGCGAGCGACCAGCTCTTCTACGTCTCGGGCACGCATCTGTCCATCGACCTGGAGTACTTCAAGGCCCTCGGCGTGAACTTCGTGGAGCCGCCGGAGAGCGCCAAGAAGCAGGGCGGCGGCTGGTACGAGTCGCTGAGCTGGGAGAACGTCGACAAGTACCAGGCCGACATCATCATGATGGACGACCGGTCCTCCGCGATCCAGCCCGCGGACATCACCAAGCCGACCTGGAAGAAGCTGCCGGCCGTCAAGGCGGGACAGGTCATCGCCCGCTCCCCCGAGCCGATCCTGTCCTACGACAAGTGCGTTCCGCTCCTGACGAGCCTCGCCGAGGCGCTGGAGAAGGCGAAGAAGGTCAGCTAA
- a CDS encoding acyl-CoA dehydrogenase family protein — protein MDHRLSPELEELRRTVEEFAHDVVAPKIGDFYERHEFPYEIVREMGRMGLFGLPFPEEYGGMGGDYLALGIALEELARVDSSVAITLEAGVSLGAMPIHLFGTEEQKREWLPRLCAGEILGGFGLTEPDCGSDAGGTRTTARLDPDTDEWVINGTKCFITNSGTDITGLVTVTAVTGRKPDGKPLISSILVPSGTPGFTVAAPYSKVGWNASDTRELSFVDVRVPAANLVGQEGRGYAQFLRILDEGRIAIAALATGLAQGCVDESVKYAKERHAFGRPIGANQAIQFKIADMEMKAYTARLAWRDAAYRLVAGEPFKKEAAMAKLYSSTIAVDNAREATQVHGGYGFMNEYPVARMWRDSKILEIGEGTSEVQRMLIARELGLAG, from the coding sequence ATGGACCACCGCCTCAGCCCCGAGCTGGAGGAACTCCGCCGTACGGTCGAGGAGTTCGCGCACGACGTCGTGGCGCCGAAGATCGGCGACTTCTACGAGCGGCACGAATTCCCGTACGAGATCGTGCGCGAGATGGGCCGGATGGGACTGTTCGGGCTGCCGTTCCCGGAGGAGTACGGCGGCATGGGCGGCGACTACCTGGCGCTCGGCATCGCCCTGGAGGAGCTGGCCCGGGTGGACTCCTCGGTGGCGATCACCCTGGAGGCCGGTGTCTCGCTGGGCGCGATGCCGATCCATCTCTTCGGCACCGAGGAGCAGAAGCGCGAGTGGCTGCCCCGGCTGTGCGCGGGCGAGATCCTCGGCGGCTTCGGCCTGACCGAACCGGACTGCGGCTCGGACGCGGGTGGTACGCGGACGACGGCCCGGCTCGACCCCGACACCGACGAATGGGTGATCAACGGCACCAAGTGCTTCATCACCAACTCGGGCACGGACATCACCGGGCTGGTCACGGTCACCGCGGTCACCGGCCGCAAGCCCGACGGCAAGCCGCTGATCTCCTCGATCCTCGTGCCGTCCGGCACCCCGGGCTTCACGGTCGCGGCGCCGTACTCCAAGGTCGGCTGGAACGCCTCGGACACCCGTGAACTCTCCTTCGTGGACGTCCGCGTGCCCGCCGCCAACCTGGTCGGCCAGGAGGGCCGGGGCTACGCCCAGTTCCTGCGCATCCTGGACGAGGGCCGCATCGCCATCGCCGCGCTCGCGACGGGTCTGGCGCAGGGCTGTGTGGACGAGTCGGTGAAGTACGCCAAGGAGCGGCACGCCTTCGGCCGCCCGATCGGCGCCAACCAGGCGATCCAGTTCAAGATCGCCGACATGGAGATGAAGGCGTACACCGCCCGTCTCGCCTGGCGCGACGCCGCCTACCGGCTGGTCGCGGGCGAGCCCTTCAAGAAGGAGGCGGCGATGGCCAAGCTGTACTCGTCGACGATCGCGGTCGACAACGCCCGCGAGGCCACCCAGGTCCACGGCGGCTACGGCTTCATGAACGAGTACCCGGTGGCCCGCATGTGGCGCGACTCCAAGATCCTGGAGATCGGCGAGGGCACGAGCGAGGTCCAGCGGATGCTGATCGCCCGGGAGTTGGGCCTGGCGGGCTGA
- a CDS encoding hydroxymethylglutaryl-CoA lyase translates to MVVPASDLPARVRIYEVGARDGLQNEKGAVPTEVKAEFIRRLAEAGLTTIEATSFVHPKWVPQLADAEELFPRVRELPGVELPVLVPNRRGLDRALALGADRIAVFASATESFAKANLNRTVDESLAVFEPVVRQARDAGARVRGYVSMCFGDPWEGAVPLHQVARVCTALRDMGCDELSLGDTIGVATPGHVQELLNLLNEEGVPTNEIGVHFHDTYGQALANTYAALEHGVTTVDASAGGLGGCPYAKSATGNLATEDLVWMLHGLGIETGVDLGRLTATSVWMAAHLDRPSPSRTVRALSHKDQ, encoded by the coding sequence ATGGTCGTACCGGCCTCGGACCTGCCCGCCCGGGTGCGGATCTACGAGGTCGGCGCGCGCGACGGGCTGCAGAACGAGAAGGGTGCCGTACCGACCGAGGTGAAGGCGGAGTTCATCCGCCGCCTCGCCGAGGCGGGCCTGACGACCATCGAGGCGACGAGCTTCGTGCACCCCAAGTGGGTGCCCCAACTCGCGGACGCGGAAGAGCTGTTCCCGCGGGTGCGCGAGCTGCCCGGCGTCGAGCTGCCCGTCCTGGTGCCCAACCGGCGCGGCCTGGACCGGGCGCTGGCCCTCGGCGCGGACCGGATCGCGGTGTTCGCCAGCGCCACCGAGTCCTTCGCCAAGGCCAACCTCAACCGCACGGTGGACGAGTCCCTCGCGGTGTTCGAGCCCGTGGTGCGCCAGGCCAGGGACGCGGGCGCGCGGGTGCGCGGCTATGTCTCCATGTGCTTCGGCGACCCGTGGGAGGGCGCGGTCCCGCTGCACCAGGTCGCCCGCGTGTGCACCGCCCTGCGGGACATGGGCTGCGACGAGCTGAGCCTCGGCGACACCATCGGCGTGGCCACCCCCGGGCATGTCCAGGAACTCCTGAACCTGCTCAACGAGGAGGGCGTGCCGACCAACGAGATCGGCGTGCACTTCCACGACACCTACGGACAGGCGCTCGCGAACACCTACGCGGCCCTGGAGCACGGCGTGACGACGGTCGACGCGTCCGCCGGCGGGCTCGGCGGCTGCCCGTACGCCAAGTCCGCCACCGGCAACCTCGCCACCGAGGACCTGGTCTGGATGCTGCACGGCCTCGGCATCGAGACCGGCGTCGACCTCGGCCGGCTGACCGCCACCAGCGTGTGGATGGCCGCCCACCTGGACCGGCCCAGCCCCTCGCGTACCGTCCGCGCCCTCTCCCACAAGGACCAGTGA